Proteins encoded by one window of Ancylothrix sp. D3o:
- a CDS encoding sigma-70 family RNA polymerase sigma factor — translation MTGLDEQLRKLIAETCKHSPKSVERRKGFTQIIRLIQKSGKLWHESTPDYEDAWQHTMTFLYLNLCEARTAAQYDPDKASIITWLNFYLKGRLKDYHRKHQQQQQRYISTDIPLCENLNLLDTLEAPPDIPPILEEVRHWAQTDATGELRNSHVRRRPDITCQLLILSRLPPETNWEQLAKELGVPVSTLSSFYERNCRKFLRNFARSQGYLE, via the coding sequence ATGACTGGACTCGACGAACAACTCCGGAAACTCATTGCTGAAACCTGCAAACACTCCCCCAAAAGTGTTGAACGTCGTAAGGGTTTTACTCAAATTATTCGCCTGATTCAGAAATCGGGTAAATTGTGGCACGAGTCTACTCCAGACTATGAAGACGCATGGCAACACACCATGACTTTTCTTTACCTAAATCTTTGTGAAGCGAGGACGGCAGCCCAGTATGACCCAGACAAAGCAAGTATTATCACCTGGCTTAATTTTTATCTTAAAGGACGTTTAAAAGATTATCACCGAAAACATCAACAGCAGCAACAACGTTACATTTCTACAGATATTCCCCTCTGTGAAAATCTCAATCTTCTCGATACATTGGAAGCACCTCCTGATATTCCACCGATTTTAGAAGAAGTTCGTCACTGGGCGCAAACTGATGCCACTGGAGAGTTACGCAACAGTCACGTTCGCAGACGTCCAGACATAACGTGCCAATTGTTAATTTTAAGTCGCTTGCCTCCAGAAACCAACTGGGAACAGCTTGCGAAGGAGTTGGGAGTTCCAGTCAGTACCTTAAGTAGCTTTTATGAAAGAAATTGTCGCAAGTTTTTGCGTAATTTTGCTCGGTCACAGGGATATCTTGAGTAG
- the add gene encoding adenosine deaminase: MLTSELRAFIQNIPKAELHCHLEGSIQPATLLKLALSNSIELPFENEAGARNFFEFKNLNQFIDILSFTASTLKTANDFETVTVELGADAARQKITYREVFLSYDAHQRRGIPWHIVNEGIARGRKIAQEKYNVEMWFIADIDRTTEKEVSLNMVELAHASRHDVGIIGIGMDSKEAGNPASRHKAAFERAKELGFRLVAHAGEDVGPESVWDALSMGIERIDHGVRAIEENKLVQHLVDIQIPLTICPVSNIQLKVFPTMAQHSIKQLMDAGVFVTINSDDPPMFGADVVENYLQVAETFNLIAADIEKLARNSFKAAFMDDVKSSKYLKEFTEKVAQLRTELFNEV; encoded by the coding sequence ATGCTTACCTCAGAATTAAGAGCATTTATTCAAAATATTCCTAAAGCCGAATTGCACTGTCATTTAGAAGGTTCAATTCAACCGGCTACTCTATTGAAGTTAGCCCTAAGTAATTCTATTGAGTTACCCTTTGAAAATGAAGCAGGTGCGAGGAATTTTTTTGAATTTAAAAATCTTAACCAATTTATTGACATTTTATCATTTACGGCATCAACCTTAAAAACGGCTAACGATTTTGAGACGGTTACAGTAGAATTAGGAGCAGATGCAGCGCGACAAAAAATTACTTACCGCGAGGTATTCTTGAGTTATGACGCACATCAGAGACGTGGAATTCCTTGGCATATAGTCAATGAAGGCATTGCGAGAGGGCGCAAAATTGCTCAAGAAAAATATAATGTTGAGATGTGGTTTATTGCTGATATCGACAGAACTACTGAGAAAGAAGTGAGCTTGAATATGGTGGAATTAGCCCATGCCAGTCGCCATGATGTAGGAATCATTGGTATTGGTATGGATAGTAAAGAAGCCGGTAATCCTGCATCTCGTCATAAAGCTGCATTTGAGAGAGCGAAAGAATTAGGATTTCGGCTAGTTGCTCATGCTGGTGAAGATGTAGGGCCAGAAAGTGTCTGGGATGCGCTATCAATGGGGATTGAACGCATTGATCACGGTGTGCGTGCTATTGAAGAGAATAAATTAGTACAACACCTGGTAGACATCCAAATTCCGCTCACAATTTGTCCGGTCAGTAATATTCAGTTAAAAGTGTTTCCTACTATGGCTCAACACTCAATAAAGCAGTTGATGGATGCAGGAGTTTTTGTCACTATAAACTCAGATGATCCACCCATGTTTGGTGCAGATGTGGTAGAAAATTATTTGCAAGTAGCGGAGACATTTAATTTAATAGCCGCTGATATTGAGAAGCTTGCAAGAAATAGCTTTAAGGCCGCTTTTATGGACGATGTAAAATCATCTAAATACTTGAAGGAATTTACAGAAAAAGTGGCTCAACTACGAACCGAACTGTTTAATGAGGTTTAA
- a CDS encoding CHASE2 domain-containing protein has protein sequence MAEKLVIIDLGKGSLIEGFPSVTARLWDLENSRPIKITGCLPAAPELITFYQRWRFIYQELYHTLGIGSRIELDQEDVTHVSEVELQELCTQYIDQFNEWLNFAEFRNIDQQLRSALQPADEISIILETDDFQVRHLPWQLWSFFYDYPHAELALSQPQYSRKMQTSVSRTKIRILAILGNKVGIDIAEDRKLLMTLTDAETVFLVEPNRQELDDALWNSQGWDILFFAGHSESQEQEESGSFKINYQDKVSIKMLLPAFRKAIEKGLQIAIFNSCDGLGLATELAQLNIPQTIVMREPVPDVVAHTFLKHFLQEFSQGQSLYLAVRHARERLYILENRFPCGTWLPVICQNPAIVPVRWQDLKQSQTIQKSPSFQFSKLGKIGLMSLAITLLVCLIRQWGWLHFGELKVYDVMMRSRPLEKQDNRLLLVSITEEELKTFGNETAYDQILAQFLQKLGEYKPRTVGLNLYRDMPVEPGYQDLKNQFNKQDNLFFICKKPDKNDPGVPAPPDAPGLRVGFNDVMRDSDKILRRQLLYFTTYQGCKANRSLALQLAFHYLKQQGIQPQNYQKYEIKLGEVILKPMESDIGLYPNFDGKGYQIMLNYRLSEPIAPEVTFTQILNGDVDPNLIKDKLVLVGNNGTSVQDEGHRTPYSPDQEVRGLIIQAQMVSHILSAALDNRPLLKVGSKWTDALWIGLWTLLGGLLARLRSDRTGMMITLGIAAGVLYGVCWGLFLVAIWVPFFPALLGLVGAGLWVWRSLFNKKI, from the coding sequence ATGGCAGAAAAACTGGTTATTATTGATTTAGGAAAAGGTTCCTTAATAGAAGGATTTCCTTCAGTTACAGCACGACTTTGGGACTTAGAAAATTCCCGCCCGATTAAAATAACGGGTTGTTTGCCGGCTGCTCCGGAATTGATCACGTTTTATCAGCGTTGGCGGTTCATTTATCAAGAGCTATATCATACTTTAGGGATTGGATCTCGAATTGAACTCGATCAAGAAGATGTTACTCATGTTTCCGAAGTTGAACTTCAGGAACTCTGTACTCAATATATTGATCAGTTTAATGAATGGCTTAACTTTGCAGAATTCCGTAACATTGATCAACAGTTGCGTTCGGCGCTACAACCGGCTGATGAAATTTCAATCATCTTAGAAACTGATGATTTCCAAGTGCGACACTTACCTTGGCAATTGTGGAGTTTTTTTTACGATTATCCTCATGCAGAATTAGCCCTCAGTCAACCCCAATATAGTCGTAAAATGCAAACTTCTGTTTCGCGTACTAAAATTAGAATTTTAGCGATTTTAGGCAATAAAGTTGGAATTGATATTGCAGAAGATCGAAAGCTTTTAATGACCTTGACTGATGCGGAAACTGTATTTTTAGTCGAACCCAACCGCCAAGAACTTGATGATGCGTTATGGAATAGTCAAGGTTGGGATATCCTTTTTTTTGCGGGTCATAGTGAAAGTCAAGAGCAGGAAGAATCGGGAAGCTTTAAAATTAATTATCAAGATAAAGTCTCGATTAAAATGTTATTGCCGGCTTTTAGAAAAGCGATTGAAAAAGGCTTGCAAATTGCTATTTTTAATTCCTGTGATGGTTTAGGTTTAGCCACTGAACTTGCCCAGTTAAATATTCCTCAAACGATTGTAATGCGGGAACCTGTGCCTGATGTTGTCGCTCATACATTTTTAAAACATTTTTTACAGGAATTTTCCCAAGGTCAATCTTTATATTTAGCAGTGCGACACGCGAGAGAACGGTTATATATCTTAGAAAATCGTTTTCCTTGTGGCACTTGGTTGCCTGTTATTTGTCAAAATCCGGCAATTGTGCCGGTGCGTTGGCAAGATTTAAAACAAAGTCAAACTATCCAAAAATCACCCAGTTTTCAGTTTAGTAAACTTGGCAAAATCGGATTGATGAGTTTAGCAATTACGCTTTTAGTTTGTTTAATTCGTCAGTGGGGATGGCTCCATTTTGGGGAGTTGAAAGTTTATGATGTAATGATGCGATCACGTCCCCTCGAAAAACAGGATAATCGTTTATTGTTAGTTTCCATAACAGAAGAAGAACTTAAAACATTTGGAAACGAGACTGCTTATGATCAAATTTTGGCTCAATTTTTACAAAAACTTGGCGAATACAAACCCCGAACTGTTGGATTAAATCTTTATCGAGATATGCCGGTTGAGCCGGGATATCAAGACTTAAAAAATCAATTTAATAAACAAGATAATCTATTTTTTATTTGCAAAAAACCTGATAAAAATGATCCTGGTGTTCCTGCTCCGCCGGATGCTCCTGGCCTGCGAGTTGGATTTAATGATGTGATGCGAGATTCTGATAAAATTTTACGCCGTCAACTTTTATATTTCACTACTTATCAAGGATGTAAAGCCAATCGTTCTTTAGCCCTTCAACTCGCATTTCATTATTTAAAGCAGCAAGGAATTCAACCCCAAAACTACCAGAAATATGAGATTAAATTGGGTGAGGTGATTTTAAAACCGATGGAATCTGATATCGGGCTTTATCCAAATTTTGATGGAAAAGGATATCAAATTATGCTCAATTATCGGTTGTCTGAACCCATTGCTCCTGAAGTTACATTTACGCAAATTCTGAATGGCGACGTTGATCCAAATTTAATTAAAGATAAATTAGTTTTAGTGGGTAATAATGGCACCAGTGTTCAAGATGAAGGTCATCGTACCCCCTACAGCCCAGATCAAGAGGTGCGAGGATTAATTATTCAGGCGCAAATGGTTAGTCATATTTTGTCTGCGGCTTTAGACAATCGTCCGTTGTTGAAAGTTGGGTCAAAATGGACGGATGCGCTGTGGATCGGGTTGTGGACGCTGTTGGGTGGGCTGTTGGCAAGGTTGAGAAGTGATCGCACCGGAATGATGATCACCTTGGGAATTGCAGCAGGAGTGTTATACGGCGTTTGTTGGGGGTTGTTTCTTGTGGCGATTTGGGTTCCTTTCTTTCCCGCGCTTTTGGGGTTGGTGGGAGCGGGGCTTTGGGTGTGGAGATCGCTTTTTAATAAAAAAATCTAA
- a CDS encoding XisH family protein: MAKDRFHQVVKMALTKDGWNITHDPLKIKVGGVEMEIDLGAERLLAAERGDEKIAVEIKSFLASASAISEFHTALGEFINYRAALRREEPERILYLAIPDLIYNSFFHLDFPASVLQENSVKLIIYDIEVEQISQGQD; encoded by the coding sequence GTGGCTAAAGATCGTTTTCATCAAGTTGTTAAAATGGCTCTTACGAAGGATGGGTGGAATATTACTCACGACCCACTTAAGATTAAAGTAGGTGGTGTAGAGATGGAAATTGATTTAGGAGCAGAACGATTACTTGCAGCAGAGCGAGGAGATGAAAAAATTGCAGTGGAAATCAAAAGTTTTTTAGCCAGTGCTTCGGCAATTTCAGAGTTTCATACAGCACTAGGAGAATTTATTAATTATCGGGCTGCATTACGCCGTGAAGAACCAGAGCGTATTCTCTATCTTGCTATACCAGATCTAATTTATAACAGCTTTTTTCACCTTGATTTTCCAGCATCAGTGCTGCAAGAAAATTCCGTGAAGTTGATTATTTACGATATTGAAGTGGAGCAAATTTCACAAGGTCAGGACTAA
- a CDS encoding DUF1822 family protein — MANKGLNLEDYALPIVISQEARDIATQFALRHPKGGKREQVYLNTLAVWGVHCYLKWMQIATELEMSDSWNPITQLCGNVADLKITDVGRLECRPVREEQQMVIIPPEVRIDRIGYVVVRILESLKTAEILGFVPTISQEILPLAQLQPIEELLVYLNPSQPGVFQTPVRLSLWLIDEFEGLWQSVSRQPALGLRNSSRSDEEFVQGAKLIDLKMQLGSQSVVLWVALTPETQGQIAVRVRLYPAPQDSYLPPNVQLILVSETGEILSEVQSRLQDNYIQLPRFRGMPEERFKITVRLAEASVTEIFIF, encoded by the coding sequence ATGGCTAATAAAGGTTTGAATTTGGAAGATTACGCTTTACCCATTGTCATATCCCAGGAAGCGAGGGATATTGCCACACAATTTGCGTTGCGACATCCGAAAGGGGGTAAGCGAGAACAGGTTTATCTGAATACATTGGCAGTTTGGGGGGTTCATTGTTATTTAAAATGGATGCAAATTGCAACGGAATTAGAGATGAGTGATAGTTGGAACCCCATTACTCAACTCTGTGGAAATGTGGCAGATTTAAAGATAACTGATGTAGGACGTTTAGAATGCCGGCCGGTGCGAGAAGAACAACAAATGGTGATAATTCCTCCAGAGGTTAGAATTGACCGAATTGGATATGTTGTGGTGCGGATTTTGGAGTCTTTAAAAACAGCAGAGATTTTAGGGTTTGTCCCAACTATTTCGCAGGAAATTTTACCCTTAGCACAGTTACAACCTATCGAAGAATTGTTAGTTTACTTAAATCCATCTCAACCCGGAGTATTTCAAACTCCTGTCCGATTAAGTTTATGGTTGATTGATGAATTTGAGGGGCTTTGGCAGTCGGTTTCTCGGCAACCTGCTTTAGGATTAAGAAATTCATCGCGCAGTGATGAAGAGTTTGTTCAAGGAGCCAAATTAATTGATTTAAAAATGCAGTTGGGGAGTCAATCTGTTGTTTTGTGGGTGGCATTAACTCCAGAAACACAAGGACAAATTGCCGTCAGGGTTCGCTTATATCCTGCCCCCCAAGATAGCTATTTACCGCCGAATGTTCAACTAATTTTAGTTTCTGAAACCGGGGAAATTTTATCGGAAGTTCAATCGCGTTTACAAGATAATTATATCCAACTCCCTCGGTTTCGAGGAATGCCAGAAGAACGATTTAAGATCACCGTTCGTTTAGCGGAGGCATCTGTGACAGAAATATTTATTTTTTGA
- a CDS encoding DUF928 domain-containing protein, which yields MTLNSTKAGIAQYPAQSLEVAVEFQDPDRGEPNEDRQGSSSRTNCPAVSKPLTALIPEHNRGLTLSGYPTFMIYVPYSSTPARDVEFVLLDEEENAIFKQKMPLMGAPGIVKFKLPQSAPMLEVGKQYRWQFFYRCNPRLRAEDDGVEGVIARINPSENLTSQLAKATTPLEQIQVYAKNGLWYETVTLLGALRQEKLQDQQILKEWKELLGSIGLENLAGEPFAPCCQP from the coding sequence ATGACGCTGAATTCCACAAAAGCCGGCATTGCTCAATACCCTGCACAGTCTTTAGAAGTCGCTGTTGAATTTCAAGATCCAGATCGGGGTGAACCAAATGAAGATCGTCAGGGTTCCTCCAGTCGTACAAATTGTCCGGCAGTTTCTAAACCTTTAACGGCATTAATTCCTGAACACAATAGGGGGTTAACGTTGTCGGGATATCCGACTTTTATGATTTATGTTCCCTACAGTTCAACCCCAGCTAGAGATGTAGAATTTGTTTTGTTAGATGAAGAAGAGAATGCAATCTTTAAACAGAAAATGCCTTTGATGGGAGCGCCTGGAATTGTCAAATTTAAGTTGCCCCAATCTGCACCGATGTTAGAAGTTGGTAAACAATATCGTTGGCAATTTTTCTATCGTTGTAATCCGAGATTGCGGGCTGAGGATGATGGTGTTGAAGGAGTGATCGCACGAATTAATCCCAGTGAAAATTTAACCAGTCAGTTAGCAAAAGCAACAACACCCCTAGAACAAATTCAAGTGTACGCTAAAAACGGATTATGGTATGAAACTGTGACTTTATTAGGAGCATTGCGGCAGGAAAAACTTCAAGATCAACAAATTTTGAAAGAGTGGAAAGAGTTGTTAGGCTCTATTGGGTTGGAAAATTTAGCCGGTGAACCTTTTGCTCCTTGTTGTCAACCTTAA
- a CDS encoding tetratricopeptide repeat protein, whose product MDFLISIIICLFLGWLFYEWFKTTPLGSAFLEARKQEKIFSSMVEAMNEVPISNLEDLERRALFKALSGDHQGAIEDYSQILYQDPNNTTAYLNRGNSRYLIGDYRGALQDYNLLIGLDAQYASGYVGRSNAKRLLGDYRGAVADCDQAIRINPNDDNAYVKRGLARLKLGDRTGAIQDFDRALKINPQNVEAVHHR is encoded by the coding sequence ATGGATTTCTTAATCAGCATTATCATTTGCCTGTTTTTAGGGTGGTTATTTTATGAATGGTTTAAGACAACCCCGTTAGGTTCAGCTTTCCTTGAAGCGAGAAAGCAAGAAAAAATTTTTAGCTCGATGGTTGAGGCAATGAATGAAGTGCCAATATCGAATTTAGAAGATTTGGAACGTCGGGCTTTATTTAAAGCATTGTCAGGGGATCATCAAGGAGCGATTGAAGATTATTCCCAAATTCTCTATCAAGATCCGAATAACACAACAGCCTATTTAAATCGAGGAAATTCTCGTTATTTAATAGGAGATTACCGAGGCGCATTACAAGACTATAATCTGTTGATTGGTCTTGATGCCCAGTATGCTAGTGGTTATGTGGGCAGAAGTAATGCAAAACGGCTACTCGGAGACTATCGGGGTGCAGTTGCAGATTGTGATCAAGCGATTAGAATTAACCCAAATGATGATAATGCTTATGTTAAACGAGGGTTAGCTCGATTGAAATTGGGCGACCGCACCGGAGCCATCCAAGATTTTGATAGGGCACTGAAAATTAATCCTCAAAATGTAGAAGCCGTACATCATCGTTAG
- a CDS encoding CHAT domain-containing tetratricopeptide repeat protein has translation MGFNISRWGLLSITVLMQLQFGLMIPVAFAQSNAELERMYKSTSEFIDQGKFEEARLTLEKLLALAQQQQNKILEATYLNDLALVHRNTGNAQLALQLATKALKLSQELNDEEGISLALNNQATAYFILGQYPQAIQGFEKALKLVQKLDEKSGEVNILSNLGTIYRVLGQHRNSLSYFQQALTVVKTLDDSWTEGILFNNIGAAYVSLGEYQQAKLAFEQSLTLAKQEQDAQGIGQVTINLGAVYERFKEYEKALRLYQEGLPIMEKIGDLEAVGQALNNIGYIYRIQNQHSQAFPFYQKALKVRQNIGDKRGEAVTLINIGSAEFEVGKLAEATQTLYSAIETVESLRPGLSDGNKVSFFETLSKSYGVLQQVLIEQNQIEKALEIAERGRARAFVELVAQNNISPERLTSISVKPPNFSDIQKVAKLQNATLVEYSVIVDEFKQNSTLLIWVVQPNGAVQFRSVDLTNLKTDNLVPMLSPEELPALPSLNELVRGTRASLDSGISSLTVQQMNDEQLNRQLNKLYELLIEPIADLLPENPEDRVIFIPHQDLFLVPFQALVDEKGNYLIQKHTILTSPSIQLLQLTAEKEQRNQGDIALVLGNPIMPKFAFVPGEEPQLLNPLPASEKEAIAIAKMLKTEPLLGENATESNVIQRIENARYIHLATHGIMSDLTESGIPGAVVLSTSVSDDGLLTSKEILQLNLTADLVVLSACNAGAGTITSDGVLGLSRSLMAAGVTSLIVSLWTVDDTPTFELMETFYQQLQQTPDKAQALRQAMLITMKNYPKPKDWAGFILIGQAE, from the coding sequence ATGGGTTTCAATATTTCTCGTTGGGGTCTTTTGAGCATTACAGTGTTGATGCAATTACAATTTGGCTTGATGATACCTGTGGCATTCGCTCAGTCAAATGCTGAGTTAGAACGGATGTATAAGAGTACATCCGAATTCATTGATCAAGGAAAGTTTGAGGAGGCACGTCTCACTTTAGAGAAGTTATTGGCGCTCGCACAACAACAACAAAATAAAATTTTAGAAGCTACCTATCTTAATGATTTAGCCTTAGTTCACCGCAATACAGGGAACGCTCAACTTGCCCTTCAGTTGGCGACAAAGGCTTTAAAACTGTCTCAAGAATTAAACGATGAAGAAGGGATAAGTTTAGCCTTAAATAATCAAGCCACTGCCTATTTTATTTTAGGTCAATATCCCCAGGCAATTCAAGGATTTGAAAAAGCTTTAAAATTGGTTCAGAAACTAGACGAAAAGTCAGGAGAAGTCAATATTTTATCGAATTTAGGTACTATTTATCGGGTTTTAGGACAGCATCGAAACTCGTTATCCTACTTTCAACAAGCCTTAACTGTAGTTAAAACTTTAGATGATAGCTGGACAGAAGGAATTCTTTTCAATAATATCGGTGCAGCTTATGTTTCTTTAGGCGAATATCAACAAGCTAAACTGGCTTTTGAACAATCCTTAACTTTAGCCAAACAAGAACAGGATGCTCAAGGTATTGGTCAAGTAACGATTAATTTAGGAGCCGTTTATGAACGTTTTAAAGAGTATGAAAAAGCCTTAAGGTTATATCAAGAAGGCTTGCCTATAATGGAAAAAATCGGAGATTTAGAAGCGGTTGGACAAGCTTTAAATAATATCGGTTATATTTATCGAATTCAAAATCAACACTCTCAAGCTTTCCCGTTCTATCAAAAAGCTTTAAAAGTTCGCCAAAATATCGGAGATAAACGGGGAGAAGCGGTCACATTAATTAATATTGGATCTGCTGAGTTTGAAGTTGGCAAACTTGCTGAAGCTACTCAAACCCTCTATTCTGCCATTGAAACTGTGGAGTCTTTACGCCCAGGATTAAGTGATGGAAATAAAGTTTCTTTCTTTGAAACGTTATCAAAAAGTTATGGCGTTTTGCAACAGGTATTAATTGAGCAAAACCAAATTGAAAAAGCGTTAGAAATTGCTGAACGCGGCAGAGCAAGAGCGTTTGTTGAGTTAGTAGCACAAAATAATATATCACCGGAAAGATTAACCTCAATTTCTGTAAAACCCCCTAATTTTTCGGATATTCAAAAAGTGGCTAAACTGCAAAATGCCACCTTAGTTGAATATTCGGTTATTGTTGATGAATTTAAGCAAAATTCTACATTACTAATTTGGGTTGTACAACCTAATGGTGCTGTGCAGTTTCGGTCTGTTGATTTAACGAATTTAAAGACAGATAACCTTGTTCCGATGTTAAGTCCAGAAGAACTGCCAGCACTTCCTTCCCTAAATGAGCTAGTTCGGGGAACTCGTGCTAGTTTAGACTCAGGGATTTCATCACTGACGGTACAGCAGATGAATGACGAACAATTAAATAGGCAATTAAATAAACTGTATGAGCTTTTAATTGAACCCATTGCAGATTTATTACCCGAAAATCCCGAAGACCGGGTTATTTTTATTCCTCATCAAGACTTATTCTTAGTTCCTTTTCAGGCTTTAGTAGATGAAAAAGGAAATTATCTAATTCAAAAGCATACTATTTTAACTTCCCCGTCGATTCAATTGTTACAATTAACGGCAGAGAAAGAGCAACGAAATCAAGGTGATATAGCTTTAGTTCTGGGCAATCCAATTATGCCCAAATTTGCTTTCGTCCCTGGAGAAGAACCCCAACTTTTAAACCCGCTTCCCGCCAGTGAAAAAGAAGCTATCGCTATTGCTAAAATGCTTAAAACTGAACCCTTATTAGGTGAAAATGCCACCGAATCTAACGTCATTCAACGAATAGAAAATGCCCGTTATATTCATCTTGCTACTCACGGAATTATGAGTGATTTAACCGAGTCTGGAATTCCAGGTGCGGTCGTCCTTTCCACCTCTGTTTCTGATGATGGTTTACTCACCTCAAAGGAAATTCTCCAGTTAAATTTAACGGCTGATTTAGTGGTTTTAAGTGCTTGTAATGCAGGAGCAGGAACTATTACCAGCGATGGGGTTTTAGGGTTATCTCGTTCCTTAATGGCGGCTGGCGTTACGAGTTTAATTGTTTCCCTGTGGACAGTTGACGATACTCCAACCTTTGAACTGATGGAAACATTTTATCAGCAACTCCAACAAACCCCTGATAAAGCCCAAGCCTTGCGTCAAGCGATGTTAATTACGATGAAAAATTATCCCAAGCCCAAAGATTGGGCCGGTTTTATTTTAATCGGTCAAGCCGAATAA